One region of Candidatus Hydrogenedentota bacterium genomic DNA includes:
- a CDS encoding bi-domain-containing oxidoreductase — translation MKVLTQNFKTGALGVDEYPVPACPVNGALVATTCSAVSLGTERAVYQLAAAPPWEKARRRPDLVKQVWNRAKNDGLLNTISVVRNLVSSPVALGYSSCGVVLEAGYRCAGVRPGDRVACAGFEFANHAEVNAVPHTMLAGIPDGVPDEAACFATVASVSLHALRLCGAQTGETVLVLGLGLLGHLSASLAEIQGASVFGYDPDPAQAASARARYPRGQFFDDPAALAGHLGAGADHVLVCAAGGGASLFRLAGELARDRGTVVVVGDVECALPRRLYYEKELRVQFSRAYGPGRYDPAYERAGQDYPIGYVRWTMQRNMEAILGLIGSGRLDVAGLITHRIPIADAADALKPLFEGGGDRALGIVIEYPGYDLASDAPIPLKADSGAVRSGASGRMTPAGKQAVDSVRIGLIGAGRFAQGVLIPAFRRAGADAFTRIASAGGLSAVSAGRKFGAREAVSRPENVIGDPDTNALIITTRHGEHAALICAGLAAGKHVFCEKPLCLNAAELEAIEAAERASSGIFMAGFNRRFSPMLLALRDYLQFSNEPAMILYRVNAGALPPEHWVHDEREGGGRIIGECCHYLDVAGLLIGASAMRIHATSITGAAGTGYDTVTITAQYADGGVATIVFAANGNTAFPKEYLEVHRAGSSAFLYNYRRLVAKGPGGRLHRRALSQQKGFVEEARAFLDGCRGGAAPIPMAAMTSVTRQTFAAMESLRTGMPVDLDPGSA, via the coding sequence ATGAAGGTATTGACGCAGAATTTCAAGACGGGGGCGCTGGGTGTGGACGAGTACCCCGTGCCCGCGTGCCCGGTGAATGGCGCGCTCGTGGCGACGACCTGCTCGGCGGTGAGCCTGGGCACGGAGCGCGCGGTGTACCAGCTGGCGGCCGCGCCGCCCTGGGAGAAGGCCCGGCGGCGGCCCGATTTGGTGAAGCAGGTGTGGAACCGCGCGAAGAACGACGGGCTGCTGAATACGATCAGCGTGGTGCGCAACCTGGTGAGCAGTCCCGTGGCGCTGGGCTACAGCAGTTGCGGCGTGGTGCTGGAGGCGGGTTACCGCTGCGCGGGGGTGCGGCCGGGCGATCGCGTGGCGTGCGCGGGCTTCGAATTCGCGAACCACGCCGAGGTCAATGCCGTGCCGCACACGATGCTGGCGGGGATCCCCGATGGCGTGCCCGACGAGGCGGCCTGTTTCGCCACGGTGGCGAGCGTATCGCTGCACGCGCTGCGGCTTTGCGGCGCGCAGACGGGCGAGACCGTGCTCGTGCTTGGTCTGGGATTGCTGGGCCACCTGAGCGCGTCGCTGGCCGAGATACAGGGCGCGTCGGTTTTTGGCTACGACCCCGACCCGGCGCAGGCCGCCTCTGCCCGCGCGCGGTATCCTCGGGGCCAGTTTTTTGATGATCCGGCGGCGCTGGCGGGCCACCTGGGCGCGGGCGCGGATCACGTGCTGGTGTGCGCGGCCGGCGGGGGCGCGTCGCTCTTTCGCCTGGCCGGGGAATTGGCCCGGGATCGGGGCACGGTGGTCGTGGTCGGCGACGTGGAGTGCGCCCTACCGCGCCGGCTGTATTACGAGAAGGAATTGCGAGTCCAGTTTTCGCGCGCATACGGTCCGGGCCGTTACGATCCCGCCTACGAGCGTGCCGGCCAGGACTATCCGATCGGGTATGTGCGCTGGACCATGCAGCGGAATATGGAGGCGATCCTCGGGCTGATCGGGTCGGGCCGGCTCGATGTCGCGGGGCTTATCACGCACCGGATCCCGATTGCGGACGCGGCGGACGCGCTCAAGCCGCTTTTTGAGGGCGGCGGCGATCGCGCGCTGGGCATTGTAATCGAATACCCCGGCTATGACCTGGCGTCGGACGCGCCAATCCCGCTGAAGGCGGATTCCGGCGCGGTGCGGTCCGGCGCGTCCGGCCGCATGACGCCCGCCGGAAAGCAGGCGGTGGATTCGGTTCGTATCGGGTTGATCGGCGCGGGGCGTTTCGCGCAGGGGGTCCTTATACCAGCCTTCCGGCGCGCAGGCGCCGATGCCTTCACCCGGATCGCGAGCGCGGGCGGACTTTCGGCAGTCAGCGCGGGCCGGAAGTTCGGCGCACGGGAGGCGGTCTCCCGCCCGGAAAACGTAATCGGCGATCCGGACACGAACGCGCTGATTATCACGACGCGTCATGGCGAGCATGCGGCGTTGATTTGCGCGGGGCTGGCGGCCGGGAAGCACGTGTTCTGTGAGAAGCCGTTGTGCCTGAACGCGGCGGAACTGGAAGCCATCGAGGCCGCCGAGCGCGCTTCCTCGGGGATTTTCATGGCCGGATTCAACCGGCGTTTCTCCCCGATGCTGCTGGCGCTGCGCGACTACCTCCAGTTCTCCAATGAACCGGCGATGATCCTGTACCGGGTGAACGCGGGCGCGCTGCCGCCCGAGCACTGGGTGCACGACGAGCGAGAAGGCGGCGGGCGCATTATCGGCGAGTGCTGCCACTACCTGGACGTTGCCGGTCTTCTGATCGGGGCGTCGGCTATGCGGATCCATGCGACATCGATCACGGGCGCGGCGGGGACCGGCTATGATACGGTGACGATCACCGCGCAGTACGCCGATGGCGGCGTCGCCACGATTGTATTTGCGGCCAACGGCAACACGGCCTTTCCCAAGGAGTATCTCGAAGTGCATCGCGCCGGCAGCAGCGCCTTTTTATACAACTACCGCCGCCTCGTGGCGAAGGGCCCGGGCGGGCGGCTTCACCGGCGCGCGCTCTCGCAGCAGAAGGGCTTTGTGGAGGAGGCTCGGGCGTTTCTGGATGGCTGCCGCGGCGGCGCGGCGCCGATCCCGATGGCGGCCATGACGTCGGTCACGCGGCAGACCTTCGCGGCGATGGAATCGCTCCGTACCGGGATGCCGGTGGACCTGGATCCGGGGAGCGCCTGA
- a CDS encoding glycosyltransferase family 2 protein — protein METTPVAADTSTPSVSVICPMYNEGGGIRDHVRRLVAALNRLPRSWELIVVNDGSTDDCGEKVAELAADEPRIRPYGYPRNRGRGYALRTGFGHARGRIIVTTESDLSWGPDIVETLLEALEAQGCDVVVASPHAPGGRLENVPLYRALLSRVGNRILRFASASQITMLSGMTRCYRREVIDALYLESDGKEIHLEIISQAEALGFRVGEAPAVLRWEKGARKSNFNAPRYIYSHLMFTFSQAPFLLMGTAGLISILAGVFLMAALAYQSIAHGIRAGGRPLLIVALLLIVSGVQFLLFSFSAGQVVQLRRLVLQLRNRVLARDRTRGGA, from the coding sequence ATGGAAACCACCCCCGTCGCCGCCGATACGAGCACGCCGAGTGTGAGCGTGATCTGTCCGATGTACAACGAGGGCGGGGGGATACGGGACCATGTTCGGCGTTTGGTGGCGGCGCTTAACCGGCTGCCTCGGTCGTGGGAACTGATTGTCGTCAATGACGGGAGCACGGACGATTGCGGCGAGAAGGTGGCGGAATTGGCCGCCGACGAGCCGCGCATCCGGCCCTACGGCTACCCGCGCAACCGGGGGCGGGGTTACGCGCTTCGAACCGGCTTCGGGCATGCGCGCGGGCGGATCATCGTGACCACGGAGTCGGATCTGAGCTGGGGGCCGGATATCGTCGAGACCCTGCTGGAGGCGCTGGAGGCGCAGGGTTGCGATGTGGTGGTGGCGTCGCCGCACGCGCCGGGGGGCCGGCTGGAGAACGTGCCGCTTTACCGCGCGCTCCTGAGCCGGGTGGGCAACCGGATCCTGCGCTTTGCGTCCGCCTCCCAGATCACGATGCTCAGCGGAATGACGCGCTGCTACCGGCGGGAGGTGATCGACGCGTTGTATCTCGAATCCGATGGCAAGGAGATCCACCTGGAGATCATCTCCCAGGCGGAGGCGCTTGGCTTTCGGGTGGGTGAGGCGCCGGCGGTGCTGCGCTGGGAGAAGGGCGCGCGCAAATCGAACTTCAACGCGCCGCGCTACATTTACTCGCACCTGATGTTCACCTTCAGCCAGGCGCCGTTTCTGCTGATGGGCACGGCGGGGCTGATCAGCATATTGGCGGGCGTGTTTCTGATGGCGGCGCTCGCGTACCAGTCGATCGCGCACGGCATCCGCGCGGGCGGGCGTCCGCTGTTGATCGTCGCCTTGCTGCTTATTGTGAGCGGGGTGCAGTTTCTCCTGTTTTCCTTCAGCGCGGGGCAGGTGGTGCAATTGCGGCGGCTGGTGCTGCAATTGCGCAACCGCGTGCTGGCGCGGGACCGGACCCGGGGCGGCGCATGA
- a CDS encoding sulfatase-like hydrolase/transferase has translation MSKFLPFLRKNWKTIAVIGAKLAFIAALFVFLFRPQTFGLDSGLFKDLTPASVWAAVRAIDPATAAFWFGFAMVMKLAGIFAGITRWRILLRAQGVHIPYWYLTKCWFWGRAIGLVLPGTLGLDGYRLVESSRHTGEVIKCATVIAVEKLTGFIALFSLVFLTLPLGLRLFPINLALLAAVLLVLACFIAGTLLLLLQPRIIQVLVASLPVPGSLRGKVNKLAVAATAYSAHRGALFRALGLGLCVHLGICLMYFGTASAIRAENTGILEILFASPLLIVGSVFAPTVSGVGVREVVMTTLLGPGAGHAQALLFGHLGMWFGEVIPFILSLPLLILTGRPNREALLEEIAEVRAAAGAGADGEADHQLPPEVLKQYRGLVLGALWAGALAGLIAGAAVGLVEAGWVWRTLPGLADAGIFLWPVLVYGLIFAAAGKGAALGLVFLYLLADRFPPVRWTYALAFAAAAFAGGAVIGLYRVRRDVFDGHMPDAAALAMLAGGALALAAVGAALLFLLARALDRVTARPLPRIAAGVALYGIFILAGLALARSLAPALAAAPFTPVPGANGPNLILIAVDTLRADYLPAYNPEIETRTPNIDAFLADAIRFERGYAQASWTKASFGSIFSGMYPECHTAFTKTARLPEDVETVAELLQAGGYYTQGFANNPNITALFGYDQGFVEYVDLKKSLRFGATDSAAKLAMYEVLLKAREIANRRLRRPIEVTDYYQPAPAVKDEVLRWLDSGAAPDGTPFFLFAHFMDPHDPFMDPDSPDGGYGRKRLGNPDPEIYLEKMRRAYILEIERLDAALGELFAGLKARGLYGDTLIVLTADHGEEFHEHGGWWHGQTLYEEQTRVPFIIKLPGNARAGEVNPHFARNLDLAPTFLHFAGLEKGAMMQGQALFDAAGNPTNANIGYSYAENNFEGIVLQSVQTPTHKLIRANEGNKRNLAPREFYDLVADPREQTSRDGEPALAPIQSQLDQTIDGYLKICEENAIDPTHVEIDAATLEALDAIGYLDN, from the coding sequence ATGTCCAAATTCCTACCCTTTCTCCGAAAAAACTGGAAAACCATCGCAGTCATCGGCGCAAAGCTCGCCTTTATCGCCGCACTCTTCGTCTTCCTCTTCCGCCCCCAGACCTTCGGCCTCGACAGCGGCCTCTTCAAGGATCTGACCCCCGCGTCGGTATGGGCCGCCGTCCGCGCGATCGACCCCGCCACCGCCGCCTTCTGGTTCGGCTTCGCGATGGTCATGAAGCTCGCAGGCATCTTCGCCGGCATCACCCGCTGGCGCATCCTCCTGCGCGCGCAGGGCGTCCATATCCCCTACTGGTACCTCACCAAGTGCTGGTTCTGGGGCCGCGCCATCGGCCTCGTCCTCCCCGGCACACTCGGGCTCGACGGCTACCGGCTCGTGGAGTCCTCCCGGCACACCGGCGAGGTGATCAAATGCGCCACGGTCATCGCCGTGGAAAAGCTCACCGGCTTCATCGCGCTGTTCTCGCTCGTCTTCCTCACGCTGCCCCTCGGCCTGCGCCTCTTCCCGATTAACCTGGCCCTCCTCGCCGCCGTGCTCCTCGTCCTCGCCTGCTTCATCGCCGGTACGCTCCTGCTCCTCCTCCAGCCCCGGATCATCCAGGTGCTCGTCGCGTCCCTGCCCGTACCGGGATCCCTCCGCGGCAAGGTGAACAAGCTCGCCGTCGCCGCAACCGCCTACAGCGCGCACCGGGGCGCCCTCTTCCGCGCCCTCGGCCTCGGCCTCTGCGTCCACCTCGGCATCTGCCTCATGTATTTCGGTACGGCCTCCGCCATCCGCGCGGAAAACACCGGCATCCTCGAAATCCTCTTCGCCAGCCCCCTCCTGATCGTTGGCTCCGTCTTCGCCCCCACCGTCAGCGGCGTCGGCGTCCGCGAAGTCGTCATGACCACCCTGCTCGGACCCGGCGCCGGCCACGCGCAGGCCCTGCTCTTCGGCCACCTGGGCATGTGGTTCGGCGAGGTCATCCCCTTCATCCTGAGCCTCCCCCTCCTCATCCTCACCGGACGCCCCAACCGCGAGGCGCTCCTCGAAGAGATCGCCGAGGTCCGCGCGGCGGCCGGCGCGGGCGCGGATGGCGAAGCGGACCACCAGCTCCCCCCGGAGGTCCTCAAGCAATACCGCGGCCTCGTGCTGGGTGCGCTCTGGGCCGGGGCGCTCGCCGGCCTGATCGCGGGCGCCGCCGTCGGACTCGTGGAAGCGGGCTGGGTCTGGCGCACCCTCCCCGGCCTGGCCGACGCCGGGATCTTCCTATGGCCCGTCCTCGTCTACGGCCTGATCTTCGCCGCCGCGGGAAAGGGCGCCGCCCTGGGCCTCGTCTTTCTCTATCTCCTGGCCGATCGCTTCCCGCCCGTGCGCTGGACCTATGCGCTCGCCTTCGCCGCCGCGGCCTTTGCCGGCGGCGCGGTGATCGGGCTCTACCGCGTGCGGCGCGACGTCTTCGACGGACACATGCCGGACGCGGCCGCCCTGGCCATGCTCGCGGGCGGCGCGCTCGCCCTCGCGGCGGTGGGCGCGGCGCTCCTCTTCCTCCTCGCGCGCGCGCTGGACCGCGTCACCGCGCGCCCCCTGCCCCGGATCGCGGCGGGCGTCGCGCTCTACGGGATCTTCATCCTCGCCGGCCTGGCCCTCGCGCGCAGCCTCGCCCCGGCCCTGGCGGCCGCCCCCTTCACTCCGGTCCCCGGCGCAAACGGCCCCAACCTCATCCTGATCGCCGTGGATACGCTCCGCGCGGACTACCTCCCCGCCTACAACCCCGAAATCGAAACGCGCACCCCGAATATCGACGCCTTCCTGGCCGACGCCATCCGATTTGAACGCGGCTATGCGCAGGCCTCGTGGACCAAGGCCTCCTTCGGCTCCATTTTCTCCGGCATGTATCCCGAGTGCCACACCGCCTTCACCAAGACCGCCCGCCTCCCCGAGGACGTCGAAACCGTGGCGGAACTCCTCCAGGCCGGCGGCTACTACACCCAGGGCTTCGCCAACAACCCCAACATCACCGCCCTCTTCGGCTACGACCAGGGCTTCGTCGAGTACGTCGACCTCAAGAAATCACTCCGCTTCGGAGCCACCGATTCCGCAGCAAAGCTCGCCATGTACGAAGTGCTCCTCAAGGCCCGCGAAATCGCCAACCGCCGCCTCCGCCGCCCCATCGAAGTCACCGACTACTACCAGCCCGCCCCCGCCGTGAAGGACGAGGTCCTGCGGTGGCTCGACAGCGGCGCCGCCCCCGACGGAACCCCCTTCTTCCTCTTCGCGCACTTCATGGACCCGCACGACCCCTTCATGGACCCCGATTCCCCCGACGGCGGCTACGGGCGTAAGCGCCTGGGCAACCCCGACCCCGAAATCTACCTGGAGAAAATGCGCCGCGCCTACATCCTCGAGATCGAACGCCTCGACGCCGCCCTGGGCGAGCTCTTCGCCGGGCTCAAGGCCCGCGGCCTCTACGGCGACACCCTCATCGTGCTCACCGCCGACCACGGCGAGGAATTCCACGAACACGGCGGCTGGTGGCACGGCCAGACGCTCTACGAAGAGCAGACCCGCGTCCCCTTCATCATCAAACTCCCCGGCAACGCCCGCGCCGGCGAGGTCAACCCCCACTTCGCCCGCAACCTCGACCTGGCCCCCACCTTCCTCCACTTCGCCGGACTCGAAAAAGGCGCCATGATGCAGGGCCAGGCCCTCTTCGACGCCGCCGGCAACCCCACCAACGCCAACATCGGCTACAGCTACGCCGAAAATAACTTCGAAGGCATCGTGCTCCAGTCCGTACAAACCCCCACCCACAAACTCATCCGCGCCAACGAAGGCAACAAGCGCAACCTCGCCCCCCGCGAGTTCTACGACCTCGTCGCCGACCCCCGCGAACAAACCAGCCGCGACGGCGAGCCCGCGCTGGCCCCCATCCAGTCCCAGCTCGACCAGACCATCGACGGCTACCTCAAAATCTGCGAAGAAAACGCCATCGACCCCACCCACGTGGAAATCGACGCCGCCACCCTCGAAGCCCTCGACGCCATCGGCTACCTAGACAACTGA